In one window of Ptychodera flava strain L36383 unplaced genomic scaffold, AS_Pfla_20210202 Scaffold_41__1_contigs__length_1339820_pilon, whole genome shotgun sequence DNA:
- the LOC139127999 gene encoding multiple epidermal growth factor-like domains protein 10, translated as METRTKGAMIVLLTLCIAAHHDVTSADFVLPVQTHADDPNACLLFSQPNGDGYFTCCRGFFKNDSANLMENCRECPDGVYGTNCQSKCRCRNGALCSNIDGSCACPEYYFGALCDMSCNCKNGATCDKIDGFCQCQEGFYGDLCQSECTCPTNSLCKGGECVCKAGYYGTGNSCQRCNCSVNEMCDSSTGRCTCKPGYYAERCEKRCSCFNGATCFADSCICSQGWVGPNCTVCDKNWLVRSDRPFCEDRCLHCFNGDTCSPQDGSCHCTPGWQGNKCDRRCDVGFYGNNCSEPCRCVNGSCHHITGTCTCERGWTGEYCDRPCPENCILCSAHACTSCKPGWTGVNCTSHCQLGHYGDGCRERCPKCHCSDSCHHVDGSCQNVDRCVGIECVCKNGGTCLENPFSCECTADWNGTYCDQKIPTTQNYGLLENDASLGRDETELTNKSTGVSDRVFNRDRPSAILITAATLTALVAIVMV; from the exons ATGGAGACTAGGACCAAGGGAGCCATGATTGTACTATTGACACTCTGCATCGCTGCTCATCATGATGTCACCTCGGCTGATTTCGTACTACCCGTACAAACACATGCCGACGATCCAAATGCCTGCCTATTGTTCTCGCAGCCAAACGGAGATGG ATATTTCACATGTTGTCGCGGTTTCTTCAAAAATGACAGCGCTAATCTGATGGAGAATTGTAGGG AATGTCCTGACGGAGTGTACGGAACTAACTGCCAGAGCAAATGTAGGTGCAGAAATGGCGCTTTATGTAGCAATATTGATGGCTCGTGTGCTTGTCCGGAGTATTACTTTGGCGCCCTCTGTGATATGTCTTGTAACTGTAAGAATGGTGCGACTTGCGACAAAATCGACGGGTTTTGTCAATGCCAGGAGGGATTTTATGGAGACCTATGCCAATCAGAGTGCACGTGTCCAACGAACAGTCTTTGTAAAGGTGGAGAATGCGTGTGCAAGGCCGGATATTACGGAACCGGAAATTCATGCCAAAGGTGTAATTGTTCGGTAAATGAAATGTGTGATTCCTCCACTGGACGCTGCACCTGCAAACCAGGTTACTACGCTGAACGATGTGAGAAGCGGTGTTCTTGTTTTAATGGTGCCACCTGTTTCGCTGATAGCTGTATATGTAGCCAAGGCTGGGTAGGACCGAACTGTACAGTGTGCGATAAGAACTGGCTTGTGAGAAGCGACCGACCGTTTTGTGAAGACAGATGTCTACACTGTTTCAATGGAGACACGTGTTCTCCGCAAGATGGATCGTGTCACTGCACACCAGGTTGGCAAGGTAACAAGTGCGACAGAAGGTGCGATGTGGGTTTCTATGGCAACAACTGCTCAGAACCATGTCGGTGTGTCAATGGGAGCTGTCACCACATTACCGGAACGTGTACGTGTGAACGTGGTTGGACGGGCGAATATTGCGACCGGCCATGTCCTGAGAACTGTATTCTGTGCTCTGCGCATGCCTGTACGTCGTGCAAGCCAGGTTGGACAGGTGTCAATTGCACCAGTCACTGTCAACTCGGTCACTATGGCGACGGCTGCCGCGAAAGATGCCCTAAGTGTCACTGTTCGGATTCATGTCATCATGTTGACGGCAGCTGCCAAAATGTAGATCG ATGTGTTGGTATTGAATGTGTATGTAAAAATGGAGGAACATGTTTGGAAAACCCGTTTTCTTGTGAATGTACAGCTGATTGGAACGGCACCTACTGTGACCAGAAAATTCCAACAACACAGAATTATG GCCTTCTTGAAAATGATGCTAGCCTTGGCCGGGACGAAACTGAATTGACGAATAAGTCCACTGGAGTATCAGATAGAGTGTTTAACAGGGACCGACCTTCCGCCATTTTGATTACAGCAGCAACTTTGACGGCCCTGGTAGCTATTGTAATGGTC